Proteins found in one Miscanthus floridulus cultivar M001 chromosome 4, ASM1932011v1, whole genome shotgun sequence genomic segment:
- the LOC136551237 gene encoding uncharacterized protein: protein MDCTDLSGWQNAPTVFSKMWSLDAHLSGACSPTLVRKLLQGKTLQYNKVQESILRRLYIWPMCVEGRGVEAELEFLYEDCKMPTRSFALALMLRLSESTDIVGTAITCLQSFTSSMKHMAEAIMGELTRLPLQDISHSATFTPCFSMQDLCHRDTKFWRHDALCCKPNGCAGYNIPSELSCRFPEQVILVHVECYVLASECTNLNSTSAGAGRNAVGDWPPLKLGVGFAPHFCNECMQGKTGVEVIEGKAEPISESLHQMDEMVRLKVIDCYICQPDLSDYRMRLYAGHGVAYFIVRKPSAPKYNGKSNILRVVKRRPFKRESSKRN from the exons ATGGATTGCACAG ATTTGAGTGGTTGGCAGAATGCGCCAACCGTTTTCTCAAAGATGTGGAGTCTGGATGCTCACCTCAGCGGTGCATGTTCTCCAACCCTCGTCAGGAAACTTCTTCAGGGCAAAACTCTGCAGTATAACAAGGTGCAGGAAAGCATACTCCGTCGTCTTTACATATGGCCCATGTGTGTGGAAGGGCGTGGTGTGGAGGCAGAGCTTGAATTTCTCTACGAAGATTGCAAGATGCCGACGAGAAGTTTTGCTCTCGCACTGATGCTACGATTGTCAGAGAGCACGGACATTGTCGGGACTGCGATAACATGCTTGCAGTCATTCACATCTTCAATGAAGCATATGGCTGAAGCTATAATGGGAGAACTCACTCGACTTCCTCTGCAAGATATTTCTCATTCAGCCACTTTTACTCCATGTTTCAGCATGCAAGATTTGTGCCACAGGGACACCAAGTTTTGGCGGCACGATGCATTATGTTGCAAACCAAACGGTTGCGCTGGATACAACATTCCATCAGAACTGTCTTGCAGATTCCCAGAGCAGGTTATCCTGGTACACGTTGAATGCTATGTTTTGGCCTCTGAGTGCACCAACTTGAATAGCACATCAGCAGGAGCTGGCAGAAACGCGGTGGGTGACTGGCCACCTCTGAAGCTGGGAGTGGGCTTCGCGCCTCACTTCTGCAATGAATGCATGCAAGGGAAGACTGGGGTTGAGGTCATTGAAGGGAAAGCAGAGCCGATAAGTGAGAGCTTGCACCAAATGGATGAGATGGTGCGATTAAAGGTGATTGACTGCTACATTTGTCAGCCTGATTTATCGGATTATAGAATGCGTTTGTACGCGGGACATGGTGTTGCATACTTCATCGTCCGAAAACCAAGTGCGCCCAAATACAATGGTAAGTCAAATATCCTGAGAGTTGTGAAGAGAAGGCCATTCAAGCGAGAGTCATCAAAGAGGAACTAA